Below is a window of Synechococcus sp. RSCCF101 DNA.
CGCGCCACGAAGTCAGCGGCTTCCTGGGGATCGGTGAGGAGCATGTCCTTGCTCAGCTCACCCTCGAAACCGTGGCCATCCTCGGCCTCGCCCTTGCCGGTCTCCAGGGAGCCGAGGCAGCCCAGCTCACCCTCCACGCTCACGCCGACGGCGTGGGCGAAGTCCACCACCTGACGGGTGACGTTGCAGTTGTACTCGTAGCTGGCGGGGGTCTTGGCGTCAGCCTCGAGCGAGCCGTCCATCATCACGGAGGTGAACCCGTTGATGGCGGCGGAGTAGCAGGTGGACGGCTCGTTGCCGTGGTCCTGGTGCATCACCACCGGGATGTGGGGGTAGGTCTCGGTGGCCGCCAGGATCAGGTGGCGCAGGAAGATCTCACCGGCATAGGAGCGGGCACCGCGTGAGGCCTGGAGGATGACCGGGCTGTCGGTCTCGTCAGCGGCCTCCATGATGGCCTGGACCTGTTCCAGGTTGTTGACGTTGAAGGCTGGAATGCCGTAGCCGTTTTCAGCGGCGTGGTCAAGCAGCAACCGCAGGGGAACCAGGGCCATCGATGTCTCCGGAAGGACGGAATGTCACGGTCTCAGCGTCGAGACCGTTTCAGGGCGAGACTGTAGTCGGCAGCCATAACAATTGTCACGATCCCTCGCGGGCTTCCGGTCCGGGCTTCAGTCCCCGCCCCCGATCGTCAGGCTCATTCCGGATTCGGCCGAGCTCCGCCAGAGGTCGCAGACCCGCTGACTGAGCACCCCTTCACTGAGACCGGGGCTCATCGGCCGTCCGGAACGGATGCTGTCCGCCCACCAGTCCAGCAGCCGCAGCACCGGTGCGATGCGCCCGTCACTCCAGGTGGTGGGGAAGGCGAGGGCCGGATCGGCGGCCACACTGCGCAGGGGCTGGCCGGGTGCGGCCATCCACAGCCCGAAGCCATGGACGTAATCGGCCTGGTTGTCGCTGCCGAGGACCAGGGTGGCCTCACTGCCGTAGCACTCGAGCCAGCAGCCCCTGCCCTGGCGGGCCACGGCCGAAAGGCTCACCTGAGCGGGCACCGTCAGCCCCTCACGCGGGCGCAGGGTCAGCTGGGCCAGAGCCACGTCCTCGCTGCTCACCGCACGGGGCACCCCGCCCTGGGACGGATCGGGTCGTTCGCCGATGGCGGTGGCGAGGCGGCCGCTGATCGACTCCGTCGGTCCGATGAGCCAGTGCAGCATGTCCACGGCATGCGTCGCGAGGGCACCGATCACACCCCCGCCCTGCCCGGCATCGGAATACCAGTTCCAGGGCCTGGCCGGATCGGCACGGCTGCTCATCAGCCAGTCGAGCTTGATCAGCCAGGGGTCGCCCAGCACCCCCTGTTCCAGCAGGGCCGCCAGCTGCTGGAACAGGGGCACGGCCCGGTACTCGAAATCCACTGCCACGCTCAGACCCCGCTCCAGAGCCAACCGCTGCAGGCTCTCGGCCTCCCCGGCGTTGAGCCCCACCGGCTTCTCCAGCAGCACGTGACGGCCGGCCTCGAGGGCCCGGCGGGCCAGATCGAAGCGCGCAGCCGGGGGTGTGGCGATGATCACCGCCTCCACACCGGGCATGGCGAGCAGTGCACTGAAGTCGTCGGTACCGGGAAGGGACGCCCCACGACAGGCCTCCTCCAGCCGTTCGGCCCGGGGGTGCCACAGGGCCACCGGCTCGACCTCGGCCGAGGCCCTGCAGGCCGGCAGGTGCACCTTGAGGCCGAAACCGAGGCCGGCGATGGCCACTCCGATGGGGGAACCGGTCGTCATGTCGGGTGCGAGGAAGGGGGGAGAGCGTCAGGCGGCAGCGGCCGGGTCACGGTCTGCGGCGCAGACCGCATCCAGCAGATGCTCCAGCAGGGGATCTCCGGTCACCAGCTGCCAGGAGGCACGCCAGCGGGGCAGACCATTCACCGACACGTCTCGGTACAGCGCCTGGTCGCAATCGACCTCCATCACGTAAAGCGACCCCCGCTCAGGAGTCTCGGAATCGCCCGCCGCCGGGCTGAAGCGGCTGAGCACCGAGAGATGGCCATCGCGCGTGGGACGCAGGCTGCCGCGATCCCACCACTGGCGGCCGTCCTTCGAGGGGGGCAGCTCCACCCAGTCCACCGGGCCGGCCTGGGCGGGCGATGGCGGAGTGACCAGCCAGAGGGCCAGCACCATCAGAGCGCTGCCGAGGAGCACGCCCATGGAGCGAAGCCGGCGGTGAATGCGGGCCGGGCCAGCGTGGGGGAACTCAGGCGGCATGGGCCGGGGCTGCGCCGTGGAGCTGCAGCAGGTCGGAGAGGGTCCGGCGCAGCTGGGTGCGGGGCACGATCATGTCCACGAAGCCGTGGTCCTGCAGGTATTCGGCGGTCTGGAAGTCGTCCGGCAGCTTCTCGCGCAGGGTCTGCTCGATCACCCGCCGGCCGGCAAAGCCGATCATGGCTCTGGGCTCCGCCAGGATCAGGTCCCCGAGCATGGCGAAGCTGGCGGTGACACCGCCGGTGGTGGGATGGGTCAGCAGCGGCAGGTAGAGCAGGCCGCGCTCCCGGTGCCGCTCCAGCGCACCCGACACCTTCGCCATCTGCATCAGGCTGAGCATGCCCTCCTGCATGCGCGCGCCACCGGAGGCGCAGACCACCATCACGGCCATGCCGCGGGACGTGGCCTCCTCGATCAGGCGGGTGATCTTCTCTCCCACCACCGATCCCATCGAACCGCCCATGAAGCGGAAGTCCATCACGGCCAGGGCCAGGGGAATTCCCTCCACCCGGCAGAGGCCCGTGATCACGGCATCGGTGAGACCGGTGTTGCGCTGGGTGTCGCGAAGCCGGTCGGCGTAGCTGCGCCGGTCCTTGAACCCGAGTGGATCGGTGGGGCTCAGATCGCTGTCGAGGGCATCGAACGACCCCTCATCGGCGATCACCGCGATCCGGGCGGCGCTGTCGATGCGCAGGTGATGACCACAGCCGCTGCAGACGCTGGCATTGGCGATCAGGTCCTTGCGGTAGGCCACCAGCCCGCATTCGGGGCACTTGCTCCACAGGGCATCGGTGTCGTCGATCTCCTGGGTCCCGCGCACGGCGGGCTGCGTCTTGCGCCGATCGGCGAACCAGTCGAAAAGGGACACAGGCACTGTTGAGATGGACCCATTCAAAGGCCCGGTGGGGATTGGGCCGCCGCCGGCCCTCAGCCCTGGATCAGAAGAGGCCACTCCAGCCAGAGCCGGAGCCACCACTGGGGCCCCAGCACCCACACCAGCCAGCCGCCGAGGGCAAGGAAGGGACCGAAGGGAAAGGCCTGGCGGGGGGCCAGCAGCCCGCTCAACCGGCCGGTGAGGCCGTACACCGCTCCGCTGAACACGGCCAGAGCCAGGGCGATGGCCACGCCCAGCGGTCCCAGCCAGGCCCCGAGCATGGCAGCCAGCTTGGCGTCACCCAGACCCAGAGCCGGCTGGCCCAGCACCCGCTCGGCCAGGGCGCTGAGCGACTCCAGGGCCAGCAGGGCCAGGGCGGCCGCCAGCAGATGGGCCAGGAGCAGCGGCCGCAGGGACCCGGCCGGAGCCAGGAGCAGGGTGGCGACGATTCCGGCGATGGTTCCCCAGCGGCAGAGGGGCTCGGGCAGCCAGAGGTGATCCAGGTCGATCAGCGCCATAGCCAGCAGCCAGCTGAGCAGCAGCCAGCCCGCCAGCAGCTCGCTCCAGCTGCCCGGCCCGGCGGCCAGGACACTGACCCAGAGACCGGCCGTGAGGACCTCCACGGCGGGGTATCGCGCGGCGATCGGGGCGCTGCAGTGGGCACAGCGTCCCCGGAGACGCAGCCAGCCCAGCACCGGGAGGTTCTCGATCCAGGTCAGGCCGGCGCCGCAGCGGGGGCAATGGCTGCCGGGATGCAGCAGGGACTCGCCCCGTGGGAGACGCCAGGCCACCACATTGAGAAAACTGCCCACACAGGCTCCGAGCACAGCGGTGGGGAAGGCCAGAGCGGCCATGGGCAGCGCGGTGATCACGGCCGCACGATCGGCCGGACCGGACGCTGCCGGGCCGGACGGGGACGGATCAGGTCCAATGCCAGGAACTGCTCGTCCGGCAGGAGCACCGGAACCGAGAAGACGACGCGTCCGCAGGACTCGGCCTCGGTCAGGACCACCCCGACCGGGTCGGGACTGCCGGGGTGGGCGGTGAGGAACGCGAAATAGATCGAGCGGGCCCGGGCCAGGAGATCGCGGCTGTTGACCCGATCCCATCGCGGCCCGGAGGAAGCAGCGGACCGCGGGCCGGCGATGTCAAACGATGGGGAGGGTCGTGACGGGCGATCTGCGGAAATGAGGCCTGCCGCTGATAGCGGGCATCGTAACGGCTGTGAACCTCTCAGCCAGCAGCCGTTTGCGGGCAGGGAAGCAAACCGTCAGTGAGCGTGGCGCTTCTCCTCGATCATGCGGTGGATGATCGGCGTGAGGATCAGTTCCATCGCGAAGCCCATCTTGCCGCCGTTCACCACGATGCTGGTGGGGCTCGACATGAAGGAGTCGTGGATCATGCTGAGCAGGTAGGGGAAATCGATGCCCCACTTCTCGCGTGCACCCTTGCGGAAGTGGATGATCACGAAGCTCTCATCCGGCGTCGGGATGTTGCGGCAGATGAATGGGTTGGAGGTGTCCACCGTCGGCACCCGCTGGAAGTTGATGTCGGTGCGGCTGAACTGCGGGCAGATGTGGTTGATGTAATCCGGCATCCGGCGCAGGATCGTGTCCACGATCGCCTCGGCCGAGTAGCCCCGCTCGGCGTTGTCGCGATGGATCTTCTGAATCCACTCCAGGTTGGTGATCGGCACCACCCCGACCAGAAGATCGGCCAGCGCCGCCACGTCGTAGTCCTCGCCCTTCACCCCGCCATGGAGTCCCTCGTAGAAGAGGAGATGGGTGTCCTTCGGGATGTCCTCCCAGGGTGTGAACTGGCCGGGGCCGAGGTCGGTGCCCAGGCGCGCATTGTGTTCCGCCGCCTCCTCCGGGCTGTGCAGGTAGTAGCGCTTCTGGCCGCCACCGCTCTCGCCGTAGGTGCGGAAGAGCTCCTCGAGCTTGTCGAAGAGGTTGGCCTCGG
It encodes the following:
- the fba gene encoding class II fructose-bisphosphate aldolase (catalyzes the reversible aldol condensation of dihydroxyacetonephosphate and glyceraldehyde 3-phosphate in the Calvin cycle, glycolysis, and/or gluconeogenesis), which encodes MALVPLRLLLDHAAENGYGIPAFNVNNLEQVQAIMEAADETDSPVILQASRGARSYAGEIFLRHLILAATETYPHIPVVMHQDHGNEPSTCYSAAINGFTSVMMDGSLEADAKTPASYEYNCNVTRQVVDFAHAVGVSVEGELGCLGSLETGKGEAEDGHGFEGELSKDMLLTDPQEAADFVARTKVDALAIAIGTSHGAYKFTRKPTGEVLAISRIAEIHKAIPNTHLVMHGSSSVPQEWLDMINKFGGNIPETYGVPVEEIQEGIRNGVRKVNIDTDNRLAFTAAVREAAAADPANFDPRHFNKPARKYMKQVCLDRYQQFWCAGQASKIQQGSISHYAGLYAKGALDPKVAVAA
- the accD gene encoding acetyl-CoA carboxylase, carboxyltransferase subunit beta: MSLFDWFADRRKTQPAVRGTQEIDDTDALWSKCPECGLVAYRKDLIANASVCSGCGHHLRIDSAARIAVIADEGSFDALDSDLSPTDPLGFKDRRSYADRLRDTQRNTGLTDAVITGLCRVEGIPLALAVMDFRFMGGSMGSVVGEKITRLIEEATSRGMAVMVVCASGGARMQEGMLSLMQMAKVSGALERHRERGLLYLPLLTHPTTGGVTASFAMLGDLILAEPRAMIGFAGRRVIEQTLREKLPDDFQTAEYLQDHGFVDMIVPRTQLRRTLSDLLQLHGAAPAHAA
- a CDS encoding Gfo/Idh/MocA family protein, which produces MTTGSPIGVAIAGLGFGLKVHLPACRASAEVEPVALWHPRAERLEEACRGASLPGTDDFSALLAMPGVEAVIIATPPAARFDLARRALEAGRHVLLEKPVGLNAGEAESLQRLALERGLSVAVDFEYRAVPLFQQLAALLEQGVLGDPWLIKLDWLMSSRADPARPWNWYSDAGQGGGVIGALATHAVDMLHWLIGPTESISGRLATAIGERPDPSQGGVPRAVSSEDVALAQLTLRPREGLTVPAQVSLSAVARQGRGCWLECYGSEATLVLGSDNQADYVHGFGLWMAAPGQPLRSVAADPALAFPTTWSDGRIAPVLRLLDWWADSIRSGRPMSPGLSEGVLSQRVCDLWRSSAESGMSLTIGGGD
- a CDS encoding phosphoribulokinase, which codes for MSKRHPVVAVTGSSGAGTSTVKRAFEHIFAREGIVPAVVEGDSYHRFERMAMKQAMADALSRGENFSHFGPEANLFDKLEELFRTYGESGGGQKRYYLHSPEEAAEHNARLGTDLGPGQFTPWEDIPKDTHLLFYEGLHGGVKGEDYDVAALADLLVGVVPITNLEWIQKIHRDNAERGYSAEAIVDTILRRMPDYINHICPQFSRTDINFQRVPTVDTSNPFICRNIPTPDESFVIIHFRKGAREKWGIDFPYLLSMIHDSFMSSPTSIVVNGGKMGFAMELILTPIIHRMIEEKRHAH
- a CDS encoding A24 family peptidase, which produces MAALAFPTAVLGACVGSFLNVVAWRLPRGESLLHPGSHCPRCGAGLTWIENLPVLGWLRLRGRCAHCSAPIAARYPAVEVLTAGLWVSVLAAGPGSWSELLAGWLLLSWLLAMALIDLDHLWLPEPLCRWGTIAGIVATLLLAPAGSLRPLLLAHLLAAALALLALESLSALAERVLGQPALGLGDAKLAAMLGAWLGPLGVAIALALAVFSGAVYGLTGRLSGLLAPRQAFPFGPFLALGGWLVWVLGPQWWLRLWLEWPLLIQG